The nucleotide sequence AACATACGGAGAGGACGGCAGGGTTCAGGGAGCGCTCGAAATACTCGGCGTCCCGTATACCGGTTCGGGCGTTCTCGCAAGCGCGCTGGCGATGGACAAGGTTAAATCGAAAGCATTGTTTAATTTTTACGGTTTGAAAACGCCTCCGAGCATTGTAATCGAGAAGAAAAACGTCGAAAGTGCAGTAAATGAAATATCGCAAAATTTCGAACCGCCTTATTTCGTCAAACCGAACGCTTCCGGTTCCAGCATAGGATGCTCCATAGTCGAAAGCGGCGGGTCGGTCGGGGATTTAAGAACGGCGTTAAACAATGCTTTCAATTATGACGATGAGATATTGGTAGAAAAATATATAAAAGGAAGAGAAATTCAGTTTGCTTGGGCGTTCGGCAAGGCTTTAGGGTGCGTCGAGGTCAAGCCTAAAGATTGTTTTTATTCATATACGGCTAAATATACAAAAGGAAAGACGGAGTATTTAATAAACCCGTCTTTAACGGAACAAGAGTATAAAGCATGCGAGTCTGCCGCCGTTAAAGCCAACGAA is from Candidatus Acidulodesulfobacterium acidiphilum and encodes:
- a CDS encoding D-alanine--D-alanine ligase yields the protein MREKLKNLTIGVLAGGRSEEKDISVKTGNAVFNALKSGGYNALLFDLDENFTVNLKNIDVCFIALHGTYGEDGRVQGALEILGVPYTGSGVLASALAMDKVKSKALFNFYGLKTPPSIVIEKKNVESAVNEISQNFEPPYFVKPNASGSSIGCSIVESGGSVGDLRTALNNAFNYDDEILVEKYIKGREIQFAWAFGKALGCVEVKPKDCFYSYTAKYTKGKTEYLINPSLTEQEYKACESAAVKANEIIGCRGVTRADIILSDDGAAYVLELNTLPGMTELSLVPMIAESKGMSFIELIENIIEDAVAKK